A window of Stenotrophomonas indicatrix genomic DNA:
TTGGAGTATGTCCAGAATTGCAAAATTGTTGCCGTCGTCCTTCAGACTAACGAGAACGCGATCATCCGAGCCGAAATCCATCGCGGCACCGTGCGCCGTCCGGTATGGGAGCCGCATTTGGCCCACAGCGTTTTCTTGGATGGCACCGGTCACTTCGACTTCGAGGAGGCTCTCCTCTTCAGTGTTCATCAGAGTTCGCCAAATCTCTTCGATTTGGATATTCGCGCCCTCCGACCTCTCCGCCACCTCCGATCTCGAGGGAGAAAATTTCGCTTCAAGTAGCGAGAGCACCGGATCCAACCCCAGAATCAGATCGAGGAGATCTTGAGTGCCTGGCCCGCGTTCGTTTGACTTGAGCAGCCCGATTGAGCGTTCAATGCTTGCGGAGGATTTACTGCTGGCTGACACCAACTCACTGAGCGGAATTGGCGTTACCAATCGGACATCACGAAGCTGACGCTGCTCAGGATCAATCACAAATGTGATTACGCCATTAAGCCCCGTTACGTAGCAGTCCAACAAGGCATCGTTGCGCTTATCCCATTTGAAATTGAAGTGGTAGCCGCCGCCATCAGACTCAAGCGTGAACTCCGAGCCTGCGAACTGAAGTCTGTTCCAAGGAACAATGATCGGTGCCGCCGCTTCAGTCGATTCCGATGCTTCCTCGATGAGTCGTCGAACCTCGAACTGCAGCGGAGATAGCGATACGGGCACGCCTTGCGGCTGGCTGCGACCGACTTCCAGCTCCTGCTTGAACTGCTCGTCGGATTCTTCGGCTAGGAGCTCTTCTACAAGCTTATAGACCGCAAAGCGATCGCGACCGAAGCCGTCGGTTGCCGCCGGATTTGATGGACCATATTCGACATTGAAGGGTTGCGTCCTCTCCCCAAAGTCGAGAAAGTCGAGCAGAAGAACCTTTTCGGAGCCGGCCTCCCGCATCTCCGGAGATTGCACAAGCAGATTCCCTGGGTGAAGATCCCCGTGGCTAAGCTGCTGGTCGTGCAATGCCGAAACCGCCTGAATAAGGGCCGCGGCGATCCGTCTGCGCGATGGAATGTCCGCCCCTGCAATAGCCTCCTGCCACTCCTTACCTGGCTCAATTCTGGTTACGACGAGGAGCCCGCCCGACTCCAGCAAGCCGAAGTCGACAAGGTGCGGGGTCGCGGTTTCACGCGACCTGACTTTTTCGGCCTTGGATCGGAATGCCGCGACACGCCGATTCAGTCCATGCGTGCCCGCGTTCGGGGCAACCTGCAGCCAAAGTTTGACCAGTACGGGCCCATCGTCAAATGCGGATCTGTACCTGAGCACTTGTCCCGATCCAGGGTTCTCGCCGTGGCTTGGCGGGAAGTGCTGAAAAATCTGAAACTGGCCCCACCCCCGCTTTATGAAGTCGCCATCCGATATTTCGTTCCAAGTATTGATTGCCTCCTCTTTGCTCGCTGCCGCCGGCTTAACGCACTCGTTGAGAGCCGCCAACATCGCCGCAGCATTTTCAAAGCGATCAACCGGTCCCCAGGAGAGGGCGCGCTGAAGCCAAGCGCTCAGGGCGCCGTCATATGGATCATGTTTCGGGGGGATCCATTGCCAGATGCCCTGCTCGTCGCGCGGAAGATCTGACTCAGGGAAGAGAATTCGATACGCAGCGGCGGCGAGCATGAATACGTCTTGTCTAAAGGCGTCGTAAATCTCGCCCTCTACGCTCATTGCCTCTTCCGGCAATCGGACATGCGAACCCTGCAGAAAGTCTCGAACTTCGCTAATCGTTCCACGCTCCGGAAAAAAAGCCGCTGCGAGGCCAGAGATGACTACGCTTCGCTGATCTGATGCGTGCCACAGGTTGTGAAGATCGATATCACGATGCGCAACACCTAAGGCGTGCAATTCTGAAAATGGTACTAAGAGAGCCCTGACCAAGTCCAAGCGAGACTGGTGGTCGTGACCAGGCCCCAATTTGCTTAGGTACTCATCCAGGCGGCTAAAGGTTCTCCTGAGCTCGTAAAGCTCCGTAAAATCGTCAGAAACGTCACTTGTGCTGAGTGGAACCAGCGGGCGGAGTAGATATTCCTCCAGTCCTCTCTCACGGGATTTTGCGAGCGCGAACACTCGATTTTCTCGAAGAGCCACTTTTGCCCATTGTTCTTGCGTCGCGTTTCCGACGCCGAGCGACGACATGTTCCAACGCCTCATCAAAGCCAGATCATTGGCAATTTCCTGATGATGGCCTTTGAATTCCGCGAACAAGCCGAGCTTGTGCCGAAACCAAGGGGTTGGTTCAGCCGTATAGCTGTGATGGGAGAATTCCTTCGGCCTGATTCGGTTTCCGGTGAAGAACTGTTCGAAGATTGGCCGACAAGTCGCGCTATTTGGGCGTGGCTTCCCTCGGCGATCAAACAGGTCCATGTAATTCTGTGGCGCCTCAGAAACAATCGATGAGTAATCGTTGGCTCCAGTTATTTTGATAAAATCATCAAGCGTGTGAACGAATCGACGTTCTGTTGTGGAAAGATTTTCTGGACCGGCAGTCCCACACATCACAACATGGGCTTCGACTCTGGGCGCATAGCCGAGTTTGTGTTGAAGCTCCCTTCCTAGAAGCTTGCTAATCCGAATCGCGTGGACACGCTTGATCTCATAGGGACTTTTCCCTTTTGAATAGCCGTTGAGGTACCAGCGGCCATCACTGCTCTCAAGCTTCCCAGTCCACTCCTTGAGCTCCACAAGCAATAGACGGTCATGCGTGATGATCATTGTGTCCACGTCCATGGAGCCCTCGTCATCAACAACGAGTAAACTGGCGTAGCCGAACCAACTTTGTCTCAACGACTCCTGCATCCGCTTGACCGCTCGAACTTCGCTAGCGTGCAGTCCGTTGCCCCCAAGAATCCTTATGTCCATGAGTCCCCTCATTCATACGACAACCCTGGCCCAGAGGTGGCCATTAAGTAATTATATGCCAACGAAGACGCCGCGCGATCTCGCCGGACGCCGCATCATCAGCATCCGGCTGCCGACCTATACTCGTATCTGCGTGTGGGATTTCGAGCGAGCCGGGCTAGAGCAGAACGTGCGCGTCGAAGGACAGGTCATTTTCAACGCCAGCCACCATATCATCGCGGCCACGCTGAATGGTCTAGATGTCGCCTTCCTGCCCGAGGACGAGTTCGCGCCTCATATCGAATCGACTGAGCTGGTGTGAATGCCAGCACTCTGGTGTCCGTCTTTTGTAGATGACACTTGTACTACCCCAGCCGAAGAAAGCTATCGCCCTCACTCCGTTGGGTGGTCGTTGCGCTGCGCGTTTAAGTCCGCTTCGGGTCGGTTGCTGCTATGTCGAGCCCACGACTGCTTCCGGCCAGAAGCGGACATCGCACCGGCCCCCACCTGGTATTCGCAAGTAGGTAGGCGGCACCTTCCGGTTCCAGCCCATGGGCGTCTAGGCAATATAGCTAGACGAGCGATGTCGCACTTGCCATGTTCCGAGCCTGACATCGGAACAACTGGCCGATGCTCCCCCATAAGTGCCAAAGCTCTTGTCCCCCAAGGAATCTCGCAGTACACGCTCCTATGCCACAATGCCAAGAACGTCTCGGGCTTTGGCGGCTTTGGCCCCAACCCCTTGGCATCTCAAACAACATCAGGCAACTCTGGTAGAGCCACCGACAACGGGTGGCCGGGCGTCGAAAACCCGATTCACTAGACGTTGTTTACGCTTGCCAGCCGGTACCGCCACGCGTGGTGCCGGCTGGCAATCCGTCTGCCGGCTATGGCGGGCGGTGCGTGGGGGTCTTGCACCCGCCGGGATTGTCTAGTGATCCGGTTTTCGAGCCACGCATCGTCCGCCACCTTTATCGGTGGCGGCTTCTGCCTGCTTGCACGGAGCCTGCCATGACCAAGCCGCACTCCCCTCCCCCACGCCCCATCCAGGAAGCGCCCTCGCCCGCCCCTGCTCTGGAACCCAACAGCCTCATCGCCATCCTGCACAGCATCGGCGCTGGTGCTGCAGCCGACGGCCAGCCCTGGCCCGAGCGCCATCACCTACGCAGCCGACAGATGGCGTTGTCCGACGCAGACTGCGCCCTCACCGGCCAGCGCATCGTGCAGGAGATCCTGTTGGCGGCCGAGCGCACGCGCCAGAACGGTGAGCCCGACCAGTACGTGGGCGACCGGGTGATGGAGGGGCTGGTAATGGCCGACATCGCACTCACGGCCTTCATCCACGAACGGGTGCGGCCAAGAGACTGAGGGCACGCTTGTGGGCGTGACGTTCTGTTTTTGTGCGGAGTGATGAATGAAGAAGCGTGGGCTTGCCGCGGCGGCGGTGTGCATCGTGGTGATCGGCGCGGTATGGGCGGGGTGGCCCGAGCCAGCGGGCGATCAGGTGTGGGCGTACCAGAAGCTGCAGCCAGCCGACTACCGGCAGCTGCACAGTGATGCACTCGGCTTCGTGACCGCCAAAGCAGATGAGGGCTTTGAACTGCACACGCGCTATGCCGGGGTGACGTCCTTCGAGATCCGCTGCAAGGGCGTCCTGGTGATGGACGTGGAGAATGCTCCCTCACGCGTGCTGATCCGGGTGCCCGCCGATGCACTTACGCGGGCACCGGATATCGAGCGCCTGCGCCTCAGTTTCGAGCGATGGTTGGACTACCACCAGAGCCAGGGCGCGTTGCTGGTGCAGAGTGCAGGAACATCGTGGATCGAAGCGCTGTTTGGGCGCTTCAGTGGGGCAGTGCCTGATGAGCAGCGTTGCTTGTTGGGGACCGCGGGCCGCCCTTGGTCGCAATCCCTCTAGCCGCTTCGCCAGCGACTCCCGACGGCAGCCCGCAGGGTGTCCGTCGCGCCATCGAGCGTTCTCTGGCCACCCTCCGCAGACCATCAGATTGGACTGCGCCGCATTAAACGAATTGCGACGCCGTCATTGATCAGATTCGCGTCCGGCCAGAGCCTGACCTCTCCGGGTACTGGACAAACCCAGCGCCCCACGTAGCAATCCTACCGTCCAGTGACGCTGGCCCGATGCTCGACCATCAGGGGCAGCGCCGACATCATGGGCGGTCCGTACTGACGGAAACGGAGCCGTCTTCCCTCAGCCGGACGCCTACATACACATCTGGCGGAGGTATCCGATTGATCGACGCCCCCGCAGGAAGGATCTCCCAGCTGGTGATCGAACCGCAGACTGTTTTATGAATCAACCTGCGACTGTCCAACCCCCGCCTGGAAAGCTCGGCAACAACCCCTTCAGGGGGGTGGCGATCAAAGCCCTTGTAGGCAGTGCAGGTCTTTCCGCTCTGACCCATGGGATACGTTGAACTCTCCACCTCGTCCCTGCACCCCAGCAGGCCCAGGACGAGCGAGAGGAGGGTTGGTATCCGAATGCATCGCATTGCCGGTTACTCCTTTCTTCCACTGCCGTGTTACACGCCTTGTCCATCGCAGCGCCTCCGAGTCGCCATCGCGTAGCCGTAAGGAACGGTGCTTTGGCGCGAGCACTGGCCGGATGACAGACCCGTCCGGGTCAGGCGCTACGCAGGATCGCCACCGGGGCCTCTTTGGCTGCTCGTCGGGCCGGAACAAATGCTGCGGCCTGGCCCAACAGAAGCACGGTCAGTACGCCAATGGCGAGAAATGGCGCCTCGATCCTGGCCACCTCGTAGTACCGGGCCACGGCCATGTTCAGGCCGATGGCCAGTACGGTGCCGACAACAGACCCGGTGGCGGTGAGAATCAGGTTCTCCACCAGGAAGTACCGGAGGATGTCGGATTTCCGGGCGCCCAATGCGCGCCGGATACCGATCTGACGATACCGCTTGCGAACCCAGAAGCTGGCCAGTCCGTACACGCCCGTAGCCGTTACCACCAACAGCGCCAACCCGGAGCTCAGGAACATGATCGCCATGGTCTGATCGTGGCGGAAGTAGTCGGCGCGCAGTTCCCGGAACGAGGTGCTGCGGGCGATGGTGCGGTTTGCGTCGCGCTGCGACAAGGTCGCCTCACTGGACGCAATCACATCCGCCACTCGCCCATCCGCGGCACGGATGGCGAACATCACGCGAGGCCCGTCCGGAATCAGCGGCAGAATGAGTGACATGTCATTGTCTGCATCGGTCTTCAGAACAGGCCGGGAAAGCGTCTTGACGATGCCGACCACCTGGATGGGGTGCTGCGCATCGGCATACAGGAACTTGCCGACTGCGCCGCCCTCCGGAAACAGCTTGTCTGCCAGTGCCTGCGAGACAACGGCCTCGCTTGCCTTGTAGAGCCCGGCATAGTCGGCGCTGGCTTCCATCGGCACGAACGCTCCCGCAGACAGGTCACGGCCGGCAACAAGGGTCAGGCCCAGCACCTTGGCGGCAGGCGACGATGCCGTATAGACAGTCGGTTCGGCCTCTACGATGCCGGAAATGTCATTGCCTTTAAGCGGCTTGTTGGTGAACCCGGCCGACCAATTGTGCTGGGCAAGCGGAAGTGACTCTGCTGCGATTACCTGTTCGACGCCTGGTTGCTGGCGGATGGCCTCCAGGTCGGTCCTGATCGAGGCTGCAGGGTTGGCTGCTGCAGGCCCCAGGTATTCGGTCTCGATGACGCCCAGGTTCGCCTCTTCCAGGCCCGTCTTGTAGGTGAGGGTTCCCAGCCGCTCGGACAGCAGAAACGCAAGGTTCGTCACGCACGCCGTGGCAACCAGCACCTGCACCAGGAGAATGGACGCGATGAAGCGGTTGCGGGTGAGCGCGCGGACGATAAGGGGGACTTCTGCAATGCTCATTCTGACGCCTTGATCTGCATGGCCAGACGGCCTGAGGTAGCGCGCAGCGCAGGGAAGAACGCAGCGATGACACTGGAGACACACGCCAGGCCCACGGTGAGAGCGGCCATGCTCAGATCCATGTTGGCCAGCGAGGCGTAGTCTTCCGGCTGCATCCGCACAAGGTAGAGGCCGGCCTCTGCAACGATCAACCCTACCGCCCCGCCCAAGCCGCCGATGATCAGTGCTTCAGTGCAGAGCTGATAGATGACGTCCTGCCGGCGCGCACCCAGCGCCCGACGGACCGATATTTCATGGGACCGGCGGATGAAGCGGGCGAAGATCAAGGCACTCATGTTCAGCAGGCAAACGATCAGGAACCCCAGGCACAGCGCCAGCTGCAGCTTCACCTCGTTGGGGATGATGCGATGCTCGACCAGGAAGTCCTTCAGGGACACCATCCGCGGTGCAGTTGTCCTGTCAAACCTTCCCGCCTGGTGCTGTGTACGTGCGTAGTTGCCCAGGAAGCGCTCGTACTGCTCGACACTGGCCGCGTCAGGCAACTCGGCCCAGAACTGGACCCATGATGTGCGGGCGTCCTGCAGGCGATTGAGGGGCTTGTCACTGCTCCATGAGAAGACGCTGCTGGACACCGCCATCTGCATTTCCGCTGCAACACCAATCGGGATGAAGAAGTCTTCGCGCCCCTTGAAGACATCCTGCTGAAGGTCCGTATAGAACCGGGGGCGCGGGCTCCACGGACCGGCGACACCGACCACCCTGAATGCCTGGCCGCCAAGCCGGACGGTGGCTCCCACCAGGCCTTCACTGCCCAGACGAGCAGCCAGATCCTGGCCCAGCACGACAACCCGGGCGTGGGCAGCATCATCTTCACGCGTCCAGGCCCTGCCCTGCGCCATGGGAATGCCAAACATGGCGAACGCATCTGCAGTGACATACTGCCCCTGCGTGAAGAATGGAATCTGCACGCTGCGCTGCGCATCCACCAGCAGACGGGCAGACGCCAGCGCGGTCTGATGGGAGGCGGGGGCCTGCCGAAGCAGGTTCTGCGCATCCACCCAGGTGAGAGCCACGCGCGGGTCCATGCCCGGCCTGACGTCGTAGGACGTGGGAAGCGCGTCAATGAAGGGGTGATAGAGATGCTCGCTCCGCCCCGGCAGTGGATCCCACGTCATTGTCCGCACGACAGTCAGCATTGTCATGCTTGCGCCGATGCCCAACCCCAGCGCCAGGATCAGCGCGGCGCTCATCCCCTTGGTTTCCATAAGCCTGGTGCGGGCCAGCGCAAAGTAATAGCCGAACATATACATCTCTCTAATGCAGGAAGGTGGCCGCAGTCGGAATCACGTCCACCGGTTCAATCGAGATCCACGCTGTGCTGTTCTGCGCCCTGTCGCAGGCTTCCAGCAGATGCATCAGCCGGAAGCGCGAGCGTTGGACCATACGCAGCAGCGCGTCAATGTCCTGCTCGCTGCGATCCTTGATGAACGCCCTGGGTATCTTATTCTGATTCAGGGCGTCCACAACGGCCTCCAGGGTCAGGTAGCTGAGCCGCTGGGTGGAGGCACTGTCGATGAAGATCGAAGCGCTTTCCGCCATGCGCGGCAGAAACGCCGCCAGCAAGGCTTGGATGCTGTCCTGGGAGTGGTTGAAGTCGGAGAAGACCATGTCTATTCCGCCGTCAAAGGCGGGGGCCTGGGCAATCTCGGCAAAGCCGATCTCCTGCCAATTGGCGACAACGTGATTCTCGACCCCGGCCCACTGGAACACGTGCTGCAGGAAAGCGGGATAGTCCTGCCCCATCTCCCGCAGTGAATCGGCAAGCGGCCCCTGCAGGCCCTCGACAAACCTGATGCCTGGCTCACTGGAGAAGTGCGAGCCATTATCGTAGGTGTGAATGACACCGCTGCCGTTCTCCCGCAATGCACCGGCCATCCAGGCCGCAGTGACGCCAAAGCCGGTGCCCAGTTCGACCACGATGCGCGGGCGGGTCCGCTTGACCAGGCTGTACAACAGTACGCACAGGTCCTCGCTTCCGTAGACCCAGCCCATGGACTCGCGCAGCGAGCTCAGCTTCTCAAGCAGCATTCACACCTCCGGCGCCGCCGGTAAGCAACCACGCGTCCAATGCATCCTGCACCGCGGTATCGACGGCGACGGAACGAAGGTAGGGCGAGAATGCGTGGAAGGTGACTGCCTCGTCCGTCACGTACAGGAGCATCTCTCCTGCTTCGGCACGGAAGGCCTGTGCAGCTGCTCGCGTCAGCTGCCCGCACACAGCATCATCGACCTCAACGCTTTCACGGGGAAAGTGGATTCCGTTGTAGTCCCGCCCAAGGAACCAGGCGATCACGGGGACGCCCTTCGGCCTGGACACGTGGAACTGATGCCTGCGGCGCTCTTCGTCATCAAGCTGCCGTTCCTGTCGCCAGTCAAAAAGCGACCAGACCGACTTCTGCATGGGGTCCTCAATGCGGGACAGGTCTGGTTCTTCGTAGCCAAAGCTATAGGCGAAGTCAGGCGTATTCGCCTCGGGAAGAGCGCGTTCGAGTTCAAACCACTGCACATTCAGCGGGGCCAGACACCGGGATACGCCGCGCGTGCCGGTGTCGTGACAGAGGCTCACCCCCAGCGCCAGAAGCGGCTGCAGGCGGATATGGAACCATCGGGCGTCCACGCCGTGCTCGGCCAGGAACCGTTCGACCTGCGTTCCTTCCAGGGAGAAGACCCGGTTCACCACTTTGGTTCCGCGGAACAGACTCTCAAGATGCGCACCTGGGCTCAGCCGGAGAACCTCAGGCCAGGGTTGAACCTCCATTACTGGTATCAGCTCATCAATGTGTATGGCGGGGACACCCGTGGCCAGCGCCCGCAGCGCGACCGGGTCAAGGTGATCCGCGTGGATGACGACTGTTCTGCTCATTGCTGCCACTCCCCGTAGCGATACTGACGCTTCATCTCGGCCTGCATCTGATCGATCATCTGCCCGACCTCGCCATTGATGGCGTCCTTGGTCATCAACCGACCGCTCAGATCCTGCTCGATCAGGAAGCCGGCGGCGCAGACGGCCAACCTGCGCTGGACGTGGCGCTTGGCGGCTTCACCCAGGCCCGGAGAGATCTCAAGATGACGCTTGAGCAGGCGATGACACACGTAATAGACGAAGACCGCGTGGATGTAGGAGGAGTTGGGAATGGGATTGCCGGACCACGGAGACACGACACGGTGCTGGTAGTCATTGGCAACGAAGAACCCGTTGGCAAGCTCCCACGCGGCCAGATAGTTGTGCGTGCTTTCATGCATGATGCTCTCCATGCACGCCTCAACCAGAAGCTCAGGGTTATGCGTGTTCAGCAGCCGAATGGAACCCGGCTGCCTCGGCACATGCTCCGAGCCGTAGCGGCCGGCTTCATCGGACGTGACTTCTGCCGACTTGCGCACGGTGATCCGCCGGACGAAGTTGCGGATGAGAAGGCCGTACATGGGTTCTGACCGATCAATCGCCGCCAGCGCCTCTGCCAGCTTTCGCGAGACATGCTCACGCTCCGCATCGGTCAGCGGCAGGCACGGTTGGCTGAGCACCCCAGAACGCGGCTCATGGTGCCGCGCTGGCGGGCTCTCGAGGTCCAGCGCGATACAGTCACCCAGCTTCGGCAACTGCCGAAGGGTCCACACGCCCGTGGCATCCTTTTCCGCAACGCAGTCTCCAACCGGGCTGTAGAGCTGCCACTGCCGCGCCTCTCTCAGATATCTGCCGGTCCGCCCCTGCGCCAGCTCGGCGATCGACTTCTCCCGAGCGATGATGTCGTGCAGCGCGCCAAGCGCGCGGGCCTGTTCCTCTGCCCTCTCCTGCTCGTCAGCTCCGGCCTCCAGCCTGCCCTTGCGCGCGGACTCCAGGCACAGATACTGCTCGCAGAACTCGGAACTCAGCAGTACGCGAGCCTGGCGATCGGACCCGATTGACTGGTACATCTGATGCATGGCACGAGCCGTCGTCCCGTACCGCGGGTCGGCAAGCACTTCCTGCAGTCGCGCTTT
This region includes:
- a CDS encoding class I SAM-dependent methyltransferase codes for the protein MLLEKLSSLRESMGWVYGSEDLCVLLYSLVKRTRPRIVVELGTGFGVTAAWMAGALRENGSGVIHTYDNGSHFSSEPGIRFVEGLQGPLADSLREMGQDYPAFLQHVFQWAGVENHVVANWQEIGFAEIAQAPAFDGGIDMVFSDFNHSQDSIQALLAAFLPRMAESASIFIDSASTQRLSYLTLEAVVDALNQNKIPRAFIKDRSEQDIDALLRMVQRSRFRLMHLLEACDRAQNSTAWISIEPVDVIPTAATFLH
- a CDS encoding AAA domain-containing protein, whose translation is MDIRILGGNGLHASEVRAVKRMQESLRQSWFGYASLLVVDDEGSMDVDTMIITHDRLLLVELKEWTGKLESSDGRWYLNGYSKGKSPYEIKRVHAIRISKLLGRELQHKLGYAPRVEAHVVMCGTAGPENLSTTERRFVHTLDDFIKITGANDYSSIVSEAPQNYMDLFDRRGKPRPNSATCRPIFEQFFTGNRIRPKEFSHHSYTAEPTPWFRHKLGLFAEFKGHHQEIANDLALMRRWNMSSLGVGNATQEQWAKVALRENRVFALAKSRERGLEEYLLRPLVPLSTSDVSDDFTELYELRRTFSRLDEYLSKLGPGHDHQSRLDLVRALLVPFSELHALGVAHRDIDLHNLWHASDQRSVVISGLAAAFFPERGTISEVRDFLQGSHVRLPEEAMSVEGEIYDAFRQDVFMLAAAAYRILFPESDLPRDEQGIWQWIPPKHDPYDGALSAWLQRALSWGPVDRFENAAAMLAALNECVKPAAASKEEAINTWNEISDGDFIKRGWGQFQIFQHFPPSHGENPGSGQVLRYRSAFDDGPVLVKLWLQVAPNAGTHGLNRRVAAFRSKAEKVRSRETATPHLVDFGLLESGGLLVVTRIEPGKEWQEAIAGADIPSRRRIAAALIQAVSALHDQQLSHGDLHPGNLLVQSPEMREAGSEKVLLLDFLDFGERTQPFNVEYGPSNPAATDGFGRDRFAVYKLVEELLAEESDEQFKQELEVGRSQPQGVPVSLSPLQFEVRRLIEEASESTEAAAPIIVPWNRLQFAGSEFTLESDGGGYHFNFKWDKRNDALLDCYVTGLNGVITFVIDPEQRQLRDVRLVTPIPLSELVSASSKSSASIERSIGLLKSNERGPGTQDLLDLILGLDPVLSLLEAKFSPSRSEVAERSEGANIQIEEIWRTLMNTEEESLLEVEVTGAIQENAVGQMRLPYRTAHGAAMDFGSDDRVLVSLKDDGNNFAILDILQTSQDELVIDVTRMDARKRVIPGTILKLESLQSKASRDRKSKAMERVLEHASAIPDLLKYFDPTASSSISPMAPRPSAERVRELYDDEDTSLNERQVEAFQQLIEQGPVGVLQGPPGTGKTTFVGAFIHYLFSEVGVRNVLLVGQSHTAVDAVATKARAMCQRHNFPLSVVRMGQERMLATPMLDAHSRAVQRQMRHSFHREYEHRIAVFSERLGIPTQLSAELASLHRTLDGLISSIVAYEAELNLAKSDKAGADLRERLPELQSQLDEVRELTSKIVRNRFPEDAASLLESENLWESTITLVASAHGVNNPIALSRLKILLSLSQEWLSVLHAGQANYDQFLVQTRQLVCGTLVGMGQKQLGVADVDFDWVIVDEAARAQASELMIPLQSGRRILLVGDHRQLPPVYESSHLRAASKALGIPPESLRQTDFERAFRVTRGVALNTQYRMVEPISDLVSDCFYKDDGVQLRTGRGESQAWCEHLAFPWNSPVTWIDSGAGPESTGDSDPSKRGKYVNPHEARLVLRLLQRLATPYKAELLKNIQSPHHPIGVITMYSAQKALLEKELSKAEWAASIRSLIRIDTVDSYQGQENPFIILSLVRDNVGETQGFMWEPSRINVSLSRAQERLAIVGAARMWRKRNKLDPLGRVLSFIEEKAALRHPGYAIVTDLPEFDFQRAVHEEDENA
- a CDS encoding ABC transporter permease; translation: MSIAEVPLIVRALTRNRFIASILLVQVLVATACVTNLAFLLSERLGTLTYKTGLEEANLGVIETEYLGPAAANPAASIRTDLEAIRQQPGVEQVIAAESLPLAQHNWSAGFTNKPLKGNDISGIVEAEPTVYTASSPAAKVLGLTLVAGRDLSAGAFVPMEASADYAGLYKASEAVVSQALADKLFPEGGAVGKFLYADAQHPIQVVGIVKTLSRPVLKTDADNDMSLILPLIPDGPRVMFAIRAADGRVADVIASSEATLSQRDANRTIARSTSFRELRADYFRHDQTMAIMFLSSGLALLVVTATGVYGLASFWVRKRYRQIGIRRALGARKSDILRYFLVENLILTATGSVVGTVLAIGLNMAVARYYEVARIEAPFLAIGVLTVLLLGQAAAFVPARRAAKEAPVAILRSA
- a CDS encoding cold-shock protein; this translates as MKKRGLAAAAVCIVVIGAVWAGWPEPAGDQVWAYQKLQPADYRQLHSDALGFVTAKADEGFELHTRYAGVTSFEIRCKGVLVMDVENAPSRVLIRVPADALTRAPDIERLRLSFERWLDYHQSQGALLVQSAGTSWIEALFGRFSGAVPDEQRCLLGTAGRPWSQSL
- a CDS encoding ABC transporter permease, with the protein product MYMFGYYFALARTRLMETKGMSAALILALGLGIGASMTMLTVVRTMTWDPLPGRSEHLYHPFIDALPTSYDVRPGMDPRVALTWVDAQNLLRQAPASHQTALASARLLVDAQRSVQIPFFTQGQYVTADAFAMFGIPMAQGRAWTREDDAAHARVVVLGQDLAARLGSEGLVGATVRLGGQAFRVVGVAGPWSPRPRFYTDLQQDVFKGREDFFIPIGVAAEMQMAVSSSVFSWSSDKPLNRLQDARTSWVQFWAELPDAASVEQYERFLGNYARTQHQAGRFDRTTAPRMVSLKDFLVEHRIIPNEVKLQLALCLGFLIVCLLNMSALIFARFIRRSHEISVRRALGARRQDVIYQLCTEALIIGGLGGAVGLIVAEAGLYLVRMQPEDYASLANMDLSMAALTVGLACVSSVIAAFFPALRATSGRLAMQIKASE